In a genomic window of Urocitellus parryii isolate mUroPar1 chromosome 11, mUroPar1.hap1, whole genome shotgun sequence:
- the Thap3 gene encoding THAP domain-containing protein 3, giving the protein MPKSCAARQCCNRYSNRRKQLTFHRFPFSRPELLKEWVLNIGRAGFKPKQHTVICSEHFRPECFSAFGNRKNLKHNAVPTVFAFQDSMQPVRENTNRARERGDAGSQGEKVCPEAGAEEDGPRKSMDIAPEELQLPPNTEGPLQQVLPQRSEAAEAPGWPAGPAELKRALPMQASDHSYALLDLDALKKKLFFTLKENEKLRKRLKAQRLVMQRMSSRLRTHRGGQQGPQARPRPEQQS; this is encoded by the exons ATGCCCAAGTCGTGCGCGGCCCGGCAGTGCTGCAACCGCTACAGCAACCGCAGGAAGCAGCTCACCTTCCACCG GTTCCCATTCAGCCGGCCTGAGCTGCTGAAGGAGTGGGTGTTGAACATCGGCCGGGCTGGCTTCAAGCCTAAGCAGCACACGGTCATCTGCTCCGAGCACTTCAGACCCGAATGCTTCAGTGCATTTGGAAACCGCAAAAACCTGAAGCACAATGCTGTGCCGACAGTGTTTGCCTTTCAGGACTCCATGCAG CCTGTGAGGGAGAACACAAACCgagccagggagagaggagaTGCCGGCTCTCAGGGAGAGAAG GTCTGCCCTGAGGCAGGGGCCGAGGAGGACGGCCCAAGGAAGAGCATGGACATTGCGCCGGAAGAGCTGCAGCTGCCCCCAAACACTGAAGGCCCCCTGCAGCAG GTTTTGCCACAGAGATCAGAAGCAGCAGAGGCTCCTGGCTGGCCAGCCGGCCCCGCTGAGCTGAAGAGGGCCCTCCCCATGCAGGCTTCTGACCACAGCTATGCCCTTTTGGATTTAGATGCCctgaaaaaaaaactcttcttcaCTCTGAAAGAAAACGAAAAGCTCAGAAAGCGCTTGAAGGCCCAGAGGCTGGTGATGCAGAGGATGTCCAGCCGCCTCCGCACACACAGAGGGGGTCAGCAGGGACCCCAGGCCAGGCCACGGCCAGAGCAGCAGAGCTGA